From a region of the Corallococcus coralloides DSM 2259 genome:
- a CDS encoding putative metal-binding motif-containing protein — protein MNLLPLRAVLVMFVLASVACADFDQEKAKLCNQFPERCGDADGSMGDWTGGALNVTIDYSGFTRGCVTVTATDSGNVKNTSSLSVAIPAKTPGTVSVAVFGKKSWGRALSVTTQLRESDCSGTLVGDPQEMKAQVPEEGTRDVPFTVRAIDLDGDRFFSSADAEGVVSGTDCRDDDPAVNPKATEVCNGRDDNCTLGESDATDKKTWYTDADGDGYGSPQVEACVQPAGAVDRGGDCNDNDAQVRPERAEFRCDGKDDNCNGMSDEDFSVDSDCKDELKCAGKIACASTPSQTTCARLPSENPVVWYVDGDGDGFKGQDVGVGCEAPVAGAVTQSEDCDESSVYVRNGLAEVCDRLDNNCSGAVDEGCGTLAWTTEAGVGGTADVTAIARYDEGRKAWMVGPNKLVHFDSTTGPSGTVTSYTHSSCLGNWKAGWASADGRVFAVGDSGKITTRLPNSDLNCFTSTVPGSASMTTLYGITGIEQFGVGATVYAVASNGKIFKWREPYSPTNENLTEFGSVPDNLRAVASAGSEGSLLAVGVDANNKAVAYRYDTASSSWMPDLQGGAFGGLLKGIHVTDSRFAYAAGDNGLVLKRSGGVWTSLPTVFEPNGVTRAAIRDVLAFSEKGIYVATSEGRIHFYDGSAWTTAYSGANPLSSLDGPSPTRIVAAGESGTVVNFRAPAPVP, from the coding sequence ATGAACTTGCTTCCACTGCGGGCAGTGTTGGTCATGTTCGTGCTCGCGAGCGTGGCCTGTGCCGACTTCGACCAGGAAAAGGCGAAGCTGTGCAACCAGTTCCCTGAACGGTGTGGCGATGCCGATGGGAGCATGGGCGATTGGACGGGCGGAGCGCTGAACGTCACCATCGACTACAGCGGCTTCACGCGCGGATGCGTCACGGTGACCGCCACGGACTCGGGCAACGTGAAGAACACGAGCAGCCTCTCCGTGGCGATCCCCGCCAAGACGCCGGGCACCGTGTCGGTGGCGGTGTTCGGGAAGAAGTCCTGGGGCCGCGCGCTGAGCGTGACGACGCAGCTGCGTGAATCCGACTGTTCGGGCACCTTGGTGGGCGACCCGCAGGAGATGAAGGCGCAGGTTCCCGAGGAAGGCACGCGGGACGTGCCCTTCACCGTGAGGGCCATCGATTTGGATGGGGACCGCTTCTTCAGCAGCGCTGACGCGGAAGGTGTCGTCAGCGGCACGGACTGCCGTGACGATGACCCCGCCGTGAACCCCAAGGCCACGGAGGTGTGCAACGGAAGGGATGACAACTGCACCCTCGGGGAGTCGGACGCGACCGACAAGAAGACCTGGTACACGGACGCGGATGGGGACGGCTACGGAAGCCCCCAGGTGGAGGCCTGTGTCCAGCCTGCCGGGGCCGTGGATAGAGGGGGTGACTGCAACGACAACGATGCGCAGGTCCGGCCGGAACGGGCGGAGTTCCGCTGCGATGGCAAGGATGACAACTGCAATGGCATGAGCGACGAGGACTTCAGCGTCGACAGTGATTGCAAGGATGAGCTCAAGTGCGCGGGCAAGATCGCGTGTGCCTCCACCCCGAGCCAGACGACCTGTGCGCGACTCCCGAGTGAGAATCCGGTGGTTTGGTACGTGGACGGCGACGGCGACGGTTTCAAGGGCCAGGACGTGGGGGTGGGCTGTGAGGCCCCCGTGGCTGGCGCTGTGACCCAATCCGAGGACTGCGATGAAAGTTCCGTCTACGTCCGCAATGGGCTGGCGGAGGTCTGCGACCGGCTGGACAACAACTGCTCCGGCGCCGTGGACGAGGGGTGTGGCACCCTCGCTTGGACGACGGAAGCGGGCGTTGGAGGAACTGCGGACGTGACGGCCATCGCTCGTTACGACGAGGGGCGGAAGGCGTGGATGGTCGGTCCGAACAAGCTCGTCCATTTCGACAGCACGACCGGCCCGAGCGGCACGGTGACGTCGTATACGCATTCCTCCTGCCTGGGTAACTGGAAGGCGGGGTGGGCATCCGCGGACGGGCGCGTCTTCGCCGTCGGGGACTCAGGGAAGATAACGACCCGACTCCCCAACTCCGATCTGAATTGTTTCACCTCCACCGTGCCCGGCTCAGCGTCCATGACGACGTTGTATGGCATCACGGGTATCGAGCAGTTCGGTGTCGGCGCCACGGTCTATGCGGTCGCGAGCAATGGCAAGATCTTCAAATGGAGAGAGCCTTACAGCCCGACCAACGAGAACCTTACTGAGTTCGGCAGTGTTCCCGACAACCTTCGTGCGGTCGCGAGCGCCGGGTCCGAGGGCTCACTGCTGGCCGTGGGCGTCGATGCAAACAACAAGGCAGTTGCCTACCGCTATGACACGGCAAGTTCCTCGTGGATGCCGGACCTCCAGGGCGGAGCCTTCGGCGGGCTCCTCAAAGGCATCCATGTAACGGACAGCCGCTTCGCCTACGCCGCAGGCGACAATGGGCTGGTCCTCAAGAGGAGTGGAGGCGTCTGGACCTCCCTGCCTACCGTCTTCGAACCCAACGGAGTTACCAGGGCCGCCATCCGGGACGTCCTCGCCTTCAGTGAAAAGGGCATCTACGTCGCCACCAGCGAAGGGCGCATCCATTTCTACGATGGCTCTGCGTGGACCACCGCGTACTCGGGGGCAAACCCGCTGTCCTCGCTGGATGGCCCTTCACCCACTCGCATCGTGGCCGCGGGCGAGAGCGGCACTGTTGTGAACTTCAGGGCTCCCGCGCCGGTGCCCTGA
- a CDS encoding tyrosine-type recombinase/integrase has translation MSVRLRKWKTKEGKVQEAWWVDVKYQHPSGKAERVRKASPINTRRGAEEYERQVRHALLTGSFGKEKQNEPGRILTFGEFVPRFITYSENNNKHSSVVTKRQILDDHLLPAFANTPLDAIGPAEIEDFKAAMRKKPAGIPGRKDAPSKDALRKRKGAGGKLLSLKSVNNVLTVLHKLLALAQEQGVLQHVPRVKLFKTAKPAFDFLSFEEAERLIDAAEPEWRTLILLALKTGLRHGELIGLQWGDLDLPRGKLQVRRSIWQGVTGLPKGGRGRTVDLPISAVDALKGHRHLRGPYVFCQPDGQPLTASMTEHRLTRAVGRAGITREQGAITWHDLRHTYGSHLAMRGIPLKVIQELMGHATIDMTMRYAHLSPEARESAVQALDRPMPQAHAVPG, from the coding sequence ATGAGCGTCAGGCTGCGGAAGTGGAAGACGAAGGAGGGAAAGGTGCAGGAGGCGTGGTGGGTGGACGTGAAGTACCAGCACCCCAGCGGGAAGGCGGAGCGAGTCCGCAAGGCATCGCCCATCAACACCCGCCGGGGCGCGGAAGAGTACGAGCGGCAGGTCCGCCACGCCCTGCTGACTGGAAGCTTCGGGAAGGAGAAGCAGAACGAGCCGGGCCGCATCCTCACCTTCGGGGAGTTCGTCCCGCGCTTCATCACGTACAGCGAGAACAACAACAAGCACTCCAGCGTCGTCACCAAGCGGCAGATCCTTGATGACCACCTGCTCCCCGCGTTCGCGAACACGCCTCTTGATGCCATCGGTCCAGCGGAGATCGAGGACTTCAAGGCCGCGATGCGGAAGAAGCCAGCGGGCATTCCCGGCAGGAAGGACGCCCCCTCAAAGGATGCCCTGCGCAAGCGCAAGGGAGCCGGGGGGAAGCTCCTGAGCCTCAAGTCCGTCAACAACGTCCTGACCGTGCTGCACAAGTTGCTCGCACTGGCCCAGGAACAGGGCGTGCTCCAACACGTCCCGCGCGTGAAGCTGTTCAAGACGGCGAAGCCCGCTTTCGACTTCCTCTCTTTCGAGGAAGCCGAGCGACTGATCGACGCGGCGGAACCGGAGTGGCGAACGCTGATCCTGTTGGCGCTCAAGACGGGACTTCGCCACGGAGAGCTGATCGGGCTCCAGTGGGGCGACCTCGACTTGCCGCGCGGCAAGCTCCAGGTGCGCCGTTCCATCTGGCAGGGGGTGACGGGACTGCCCAAGGGAGGCCGGGGACGGACGGTGGACCTGCCCATATCGGCCGTGGACGCGCTCAAGGGCCACCGCCACCTGCGCGGCCCCTACGTGTTCTGCCAGCCCGACGGACAGCCTCTCACCGCCAGCATGACCGAGCACCGGCTGACACGGGCCGTGGGCCGGGCGGGCATCACCCGCGAACAGGGGGCCATCACATGGCACGACCTGCGCCACACCTACGGGAGCCACCTCGCCATGCGGGGCATCCCCCTCAAGGTCATCCAGGAACTGATGGGGCACGCCACCATCGACATGACGATGCGGTACGCGCACCTGTCACCCGAAGCGCGGGAGAGCGCCGTGCAGGCGCTTGACCGGCCCATGCCGCAAGCGCACGCCGTTCCGGGCTAG
- a CDS encoding helix-turn-helix domain-containing protein, producing the protein MSRRACQNGPKLPADAPTHAAFDFLTVDEAAALLRVNRKTLYESIRLGQVPGVLHLRRSIRIRRDALLAWRPGNSGPALGEN; encoded by the coding sequence ATGAGCCGTCGCGCTTGCCAGAACGGGCCCAAGCTACCAGCGGACGCGCCCACCCACGCGGCTTTCGACTTCCTCACCGTGGACGAGGCCGCCGCGCTCCTGCGCGTGAACCGGAAGACGCTCTACGAGTCGATCCGACTGGGGCAGGTGCCTGGAGTTCTCCACCTCCGCAGATCCATCCGCATCCGTCGCGACGCGTTGTTAGCATGGCGGCCGGGTAACAGCGGTCCTGCGCTCGGAGAGAACTGA
- a CDS encoding bifunctional DNA primase/polymerase yields the protein MEASDPNSTPSLEAAALEYAGRGWHVFPCFEPVRSPSGVLICACPKGAECSQAGKHPRTRNGVKDATTDEAQIREWWQQWPFANVAIATGALSGVDVVDADAKADGVATLVQLEETRGELPDTVTARTSGGGCHVYFRHAGMVSKAGSLAPGIDTRGNGGYVIAPPSLHRTGERYAWLEGASPAEVPSAEAPQWVRDATQAKRTRPTFAKGEAAVSMWQPPTQDGLTEAQLWMRWHATSAPEHAAAVKRMKQGQPLFPAGHHEGNLWAFLSYLRFKAPEVSDATLLRLLAPSVTAMNCAKHDTAHVAERLRRINEDYGAALAESVLITAALRGTADSRPSTGAPPTLDAPSGADGWMAAPGYAIYDGQSLGIFKFTDKGNLSTIAAAPINITETGEDEHGTCYVTARWMYGHRERVETMPRAKVSGNEILELAGRGAPLTSSNSKKVQDFLQAQEQHCHASLPRVRIFTQSGWSHDMTSFVVGRQVIGEPGRVIMPGEAAFLDALEPRGSADEHLRLMLAVRDRSPFAEMAWAAGFAAPLLRLLGLRSMCLSIWGASGTGKSAVQATTTSVWGRPSGLKVSGDVSSAALQGELSRHRDLPTWIDDTQVTREGMTNLMAYIVGTETSGARATQTGELRARKTWRSLAFISGEKPLLQIGGAAGAKNRTLEVCAQPLGDAGLATLTHQGLEKHHGHAGPAFIRALMEHYTGAERLDELRELHRKLAAQMVTETTEQARYAALLVLADILARIHICGEADAHAQAAALEAGHAFCAAVLKESRETRTTADAAYDFIMSYVAANWAGFESLVPIKRPGMLMDDRDSSGRRVVAIFQTTMHDIAREGRFDTRQVMTELAAKGLVFKEEGHLTRKVSVAGKRVRAYCLVLDDEKAGVENAQRIHSLPSQMGNVTS from the coding sequence TTGGAAGCCTCTGATCCGAACTCGACTCCCTCACTGGAAGCCGCCGCTCTGGAGTACGCGGGGCGCGGCTGGCATGTCTTCCCCTGTTTCGAGCCCGTTCGCTCGCCCTCCGGCGTCCTCATCTGCGCTTGCCCCAAGGGAGCGGAATGCAGCCAAGCGGGTAAACACCCACGCACACGCAACGGAGTGAAGGACGCCACGACGGACGAGGCCCAAATCCGCGAGTGGTGGCAGCAGTGGCCGTTCGCGAACGTCGCCATCGCCACGGGTGCCCTCTCCGGCGTGGATGTTGTGGACGCGGACGCGAAGGCCGACGGAGTGGCGACCCTCGTGCAGTTGGAGGAAACGCGAGGCGAACTGCCCGATACCGTCACGGCCCGCACCAGTGGCGGCGGCTGTCACGTCTACTTCCGCCACGCGGGCATGGTGTCGAAGGCTGGCAGCCTCGCACCCGGCATCGACACCCGGGGCAATGGTGGCTACGTCATCGCCCCCCCGAGCCTCCACCGCACGGGAGAGCGCTACGCATGGCTTGAGGGAGCGTCCCCCGCCGAGGTTCCGTCCGCTGAAGCGCCACAGTGGGTTCGCGATGCAACCCAGGCGAAGCGCACGCGGCCCACGTTTGCGAAAGGGGAAGCCGCGGTGAGCATGTGGCAGCCGCCAACCCAGGACGGGCTTACCGAAGCCCAGCTCTGGATGCGGTGGCACGCGACAAGCGCCCCGGAGCATGCGGCGGCGGTGAAGCGCATGAAACAGGGCCAGCCCTTGTTCCCCGCTGGGCATCATGAAGGGAACCTCTGGGCCTTCCTCTCGTACCTGCGCTTCAAGGCCCCCGAGGTATCAGACGCAACCCTGTTGCGGCTCTTGGCTCCGTCCGTGACAGCGATGAACTGCGCGAAGCACGACACCGCGCATGTTGCGGAGCGCCTCCGACGAATCAATGAGGATTACGGCGCCGCGCTGGCCGAGTCCGTGCTGATCACCGCCGCACTGAGAGGCACGGCCGATTCCCGCCCGTCAACCGGGGCTCCTCCCACCCTCGATGCGCCCTCTGGCGCTGATGGCTGGATGGCAGCTCCGGGCTACGCCATCTACGATGGCCAGTCGCTCGGCATCTTCAAGTTCACCGACAAGGGCAACCTTTCCACCATCGCCGCCGCCCCCATCAACATCACCGAGACAGGGGAGGACGAGCACGGCACCTGCTACGTGACGGCACGGTGGATGTACGGGCACCGCGAGCGAGTGGAGACGATGCCGCGCGCCAAGGTCTCGGGAAACGAAATCCTGGAGCTGGCCGGTCGCGGCGCCCCCCTCACCAGCAGCAACAGCAAGAAGGTTCAGGACTTCCTTCAAGCCCAGGAGCAGCACTGTCACGCGAGCTTGCCCCGGGTGCGTATCTTCACCCAGAGCGGCTGGTCCCACGACATGACGAGCTTCGTCGTGGGACGGCAGGTGATTGGTGAGCCCGGCCGCGTCATCATGCCCGGAGAAGCCGCCTTCCTCGATGCGCTTGAGCCGCGGGGCTCGGCGGATGAACACCTGCGCTTGATGCTGGCCGTTCGTGACAGGAGCCCGTTCGCTGAAATGGCGTGGGCTGCTGGCTTCGCGGCCCCCCTGTTGCGGCTCTTGGGCCTGCGCAGCATGTGCCTGTCCATCTGGGGCGCCTCTGGAACGGGGAAGTCCGCCGTGCAGGCCACCACCACGTCGGTGTGGGGGCGTCCTTCTGGCCTCAAGGTCAGTGGGGACGTCTCGTCAGCCGCGTTGCAGGGAGAGCTGTCCCGTCACCGCGACCTGCCCACCTGGATTGACGACACCCAAGTCACGCGCGAGGGAATGACGAACCTCATGGCCTACATCGTGGGGACGGAGACGAGCGGCGCGCGGGCGACGCAGACCGGAGAGCTGCGCGCGCGGAAGACCTGGCGCTCGCTGGCTTTCATCTCAGGGGAGAAGCCGCTGTTGCAGATTGGAGGCGCGGCAGGGGCGAAGAACCGGACGCTGGAGGTGTGCGCCCAACCGTTGGGGGACGCGGGCCTCGCCACGCTGACGCATCAAGGTTTGGAGAAGCACCACGGCCACGCGGGGCCCGCCTTCATCCGCGCGCTCATGGAGCACTACACGGGCGCGGAACGACTCGACGAACTCCGCGAACTGCACCGCAAGCTTGCCGCCCAGATGGTGACGGAGACAACGGAGCAAGCACGCTACGCCGCGCTCCTCGTGTTGGCCGACATACTCGCGCGCATCCACATCTGCGGCGAGGCCGATGCCCACGCCCAGGCAGCCGCGCTCGAAGCGGGGCACGCCTTCTGCGCGGCGGTGTTGAAGGAGTCCCGCGAGACGAGGACGACAGCCGATGCGGCCTATGACTTCATCATGAGCTACGTCGCCGCGAACTGGGCTGGCTTTGAAAGCCTCGTCCCCATCAAGCGCCCCGGGATGCTGATGGACGACAGGGACTCCAGCGGGAGGCGTGTCGTCGCCATCTTCCAGACGACGATGCACGACATCGCGAGGGAAGGACGCTTCGACACCCGACAGGTGATGACGGAGCTTGCCGCGAAGGGATTGGTGTTCAAGGAAGAGGGCCACTTGACGCGCAAGGTCTCCGTCGCGGGCAAGCGTGTACGTGCCTATTGCTTGGTGCTGGATGACGAGAAGGCAGGGGTGGAGAACGCCCAGCGGATCCATTCGCTCCCGTCGCAAATGGGGAATGTGACGTCATGA
- a CDS encoding DUF2381 family protein: protein MLLLSLLLLRTNVTAQEPSRGHELVQRRVALPQAATGNPVELHIASGSLTALEFDSSVDRAGVKLGDAKDSLELFVVNDRLVMIKPTSDVTAGERVLLTVPFADGMSPARAVFALVTNATQVDVQVQVSRLPRSAEAVQAELDEVRAACAGKDAELASLRARGAATGPSGMILAGTMGSEGVRAKEPTLQPMKLTDGLKADRVTAFRGTGWVALSLMVANEGTAPWTPTEARLSPGRSRAVTVTMKEPYVVPKGMARVVVEFRGEDWPEGSERWVELRDSTGERRLLIPSLVF, encoded by the coding sequence TTGCTGCTGCTGTCCCTGCTCCTGCTGAGAACGAACGTCACGGCTCAGGAGCCCTCACGAGGGCATGAGTTGGTGCAGCGGCGCGTGGCGCTCCCTCAGGCCGCAACTGGCAATCCGGTGGAACTGCACATTGCTTCAGGCTCCCTCACCGCGCTGGAGTTCGACTCCTCTGTGGACCGCGCGGGTGTGAAGCTTGGGGACGCCAAAGACAGCTTGGAACTGTTCGTGGTCAATGACCGGCTGGTCATGATCAAGCCCACGAGCGACGTGACAGCGGGTGAGCGCGTCCTGCTGACCGTGCCATTCGCGGACGGCATGTCGCCAGCGAGGGCCGTGTTTGCGCTCGTCACGAACGCCACGCAGGTGGATGTGCAGGTCCAGGTGTCCCGGTTGCCACGCTCGGCCGAGGCGGTACAGGCTGAGCTGGACGAGGTGCGCGCCGCGTGCGCGGGCAAGGATGCCGAATTGGCTTCGCTTCGGGCACGAGGCGCGGCCACAGGGCCTTCGGGCATGATCTTGGCCGGGACGATGGGCTCTGAAGGCGTCCGGGCGAAAGAGCCCACGTTGCAGCCAATGAAGCTCACCGACGGGCTGAAGGCTGACCGTGTTACCGCCTTCCGCGGAACAGGGTGGGTCGCGCTCTCGCTGATGGTTGCGAATGAAGGGACGGCGCCCTGGACGCCCACGGAGGCCCGGCTGTCCCCAGGCCGTTCTCGCGCTGTCACGGTGACGATGAAAGAGCCATACGTCGTCCCAAAAGGGATGGCACGGGTCGTGGTGGAATTCCGTGGCGAAGACTGGCCCGAAGGCAGCGAGCGTTGGGTGGAACTGCGCGACAGCACGGGAGAACGGCGCCTTCTCATCCCCTCCCTGGTGTTCTAG
- a CDS encoding serine/threonine protein kinase has translation MLLFIPASLKPGQMVDGWRVVKALGSGAFGAVYLVEKEGQRFALKMAMHRASSGDAEQSDARLMREMVCLAQVSGHPNIVRTYAHGRWNDATRGWLYVVEDYVEGYTLGEWMEKTHPTAHEVVALFVKLASALAHVHARGVFHRDLKLSNILVRASDGEPFLLDFGVGSYAQAPELTDAPLPPGTRRYRSPEASKFLREHGEESEARYEFKVTDDIYALGICLYDLLTIARPWSESPAMFLGGRLELPAPHSLNPRVPAALGAAVLHFVARAPEKRAPTAEVMKRELAALLPEVGVAWREPFHIPKAHVQLAPEALPPAPSQDEPAPAARRGLSNTQGAFVVGLAVLLGGLVLWRFTTPSESPPAAQRAPVTPSSARQEAPATKQPVSPLAPVTQPPEVASPVSAPEPKESPPVKRAPSPLSSPPESSRKPKPLAVSQGWPPAEWGGFLKTCAGLTAAAALQMGCPGAQVRPESAACPEAARKAMFNKKKDGGLGMQKEATVPFWVDARQKGMGDLGVYREGPVTGEVYTDEVSALPKGTLLSGYLWTGNKDRLLARYTEARLPNGQRVPVCIELGDSYEPGWPTSDESKPGEIVTRRNLAGIAVERWR, from the coding sequence ATGCTGCTTTTCATTCCCGCCAGCTTGAAACCCGGGCAAATGGTGGATGGCTGGCGCGTAGTGAAGGCCCTGGGTTCAGGCGCCTTCGGCGCCGTCTACCTCGTGGAGAAGGAGGGCCAGCGTTTCGCGCTGAAGATGGCCATGCACCGCGCCAGCAGTGGAGATGCGGAGCAGTCGGACGCGCGCCTGATGCGGGAGATGGTCTGCCTCGCCCAGGTGAGCGGCCATCCCAACATCGTGCGCACGTACGCCCACGGCCGATGGAACGACGCGACACGGGGCTGGCTCTACGTCGTCGAGGACTACGTGGAGGGCTACACGCTGGGCGAGTGGATGGAGAAGACGCACCCCACGGCGCACGAGGTGGTGGCCCTCTTCGTCAAGCTCGCTTCCGCTCTGGCCCACGTGCACGCGCGGGGCGTCTTCCACCGTGACTTGAAGTTGAGCAACATCCTCGTGCGCGCTTCCGACGGCGAGCCCTTCCTGTTGGACTTCGGCGTGGGCAGTTACGCGCAGGCGCCCGAATTGACGGACGCCCCCCTGCCGCCCGGCACCCGGCGCTACCGCTCCCCCGAGGCCTCGAAGTTCCTGCGCGAGCACGGCGAGGAGTCCGAAGCGCGCTATGAGTTCAAGGTCACGGATGACATCTACGCGCTGGGCATCTGCCTCTACGATTTGCTGACGATTGCGCGCCCCTGGAGTGAATCTCCGGCCATGTTTCTGGGGGGCAGGTTGGAATTGCCCGCGCCGCATTCGCTCAACCCTCGGGTGCCGGCGGCTCTGGGCGCGGCCGTCCTCCATTTCGTTGCCCGAGCCCCCGAGAAGCGTGCCCCCACAGCGGAGGTGATGAAGCGCGAGTTGGCGGCACTGCTGCCCGAGGTGGGAGTCGCGTGGAGGGAGCCCTTCCACATCCCCAAAGCCCACGTTCAACTCGCCCCCGAAGCGCTGCCTCCCGCGCCGTCTCAGGACGAGCCCGCCCCTGCTGCCCGACGTGGACTCTCGAACACGCAAGGGGCCTTCGTGGTGGGGCTCGCCGTGCTCTTGGGCGGCCTCGTGCTCTGGCGCTTCACGACGCCCTCGGAATCTCCTCCGGCTGCACAACGAGCGCCGGTAACCCCCTCCTCCGCACGGCAGGAGGCCCCAGCGACGAAGCAACCTGTTTCCCCTCTAGCGCCCGTCACGCAGCCCCCTGAAGTAGCCTCTCCCGTGTCCGCACCCGAGCCGAAGGAAAGTCCTCCCGTGAAGCGCGCTCCCTCGCCCCTCTCGTCGCCGCCCGAATCCTCCAGGAAGCCAAAGCCTCTGGCCGTTTCCCAGGGGTGGCCCCCGGCGGAGTGGGGGGGCTTTCTCAAGACGTGCGCGGGCCTGACCGCTGCCGCCGCCCTCCAGATGGGATGCCCGGGAGCCCAGGTGCGTCCTGAGTCCGCGGCATGCCCCGAGGCCGCGCGCAAGGCGATGTTCAACAAGAAGAAGGACGGCGGTCTTGGGATGCAAAAGGAGGCCACTGTCCCCTTCTGGGTGGACGCGCGTCAGAAGGGCATGGGTGATCTTGGGGTCTACCGCGAGGGGCCCGTGACGGGCGAGGTGTATACCGACGAAGTGTCCGCACTCCCCAAGGGCACGCTGCTTTCCGGCTACCTGTGGACGGGGAACAAGGACCGGCTGCTGGCGCGCTACACCGAAGCCCGGCTTCCGAATGGCCAGAGGGTGCCGGTCTGCATCGAATTGGGGGATTCGTATGAACCCGGGTGGCCCACCAGCGACGAGTCCAAGCCGGGCGAGATCGTGACCCGCCGTAATTTGGCCGGCATCGCAGTCGAACGTTGGCGTTGA